The following are from one region of the Parabacteroides timonensis genome:
- a CDS encoding type II toxin-antitoxin system RelE family toxin, whose protein sequence is MNVEYSKPFLKAVDKLSGKVLSSVLDMIREVKNANGIDEITNCKKLIAYKSVYRIRIGDYRAFFIFHVKIVDDTVKFEYLVSRGEAYDKKVQSELRKKDK, encoded by the coding sequence ATGAATGTAGAATATTCAAAGCCATTTTTAAAGGCAGTAGATAAATTATCAGGGAAAGTTCTGTCTTCTGTCCTTGATATGATCCGGGAAGTGAAGAACGCTAATGGTATTGATGAAATTACTAATTGCAAGAAACTAATTGCCTATAAATCAGTATATCGGATTCGTATAGGAGATTATAGAGCATTCTTTATTTTCCACGTTAAGATTGTAGATGATACAGTTAAATTTGAATACCTAGTATCAAGAGGGGAAGCATACGATAAAAAAGTACAGTCAGAGTTACGGAAAAAGGATAAATGA